The region AAGTCATCCACATAACCTACAGATGCCGTAGCAGCATACGGAATTTTATGGGCGGCCACAATACCGATCATATCTTTGCGGTAGACGCTCTTGCCGCCCGGTGTTGTTGTTGTCCAAGCATTCAGCGGCGTTGAGCCGCTGCCCTGAATCCCGGTATTCATGTAGGCTTCGTTGTCATAGCAGATATAGAGAATTTTATCGCCCCGCTCCAAAGCGCCTGATAATGCTTGCAGGCCAATATCAACAGTTGCCCCGTCACCGGCAAGTCCAAGGACCTGGATATCGCCCCGCCCTTGCACTTCAAAACCTGCCTTGATACCGGCCGCATAAGCTGCGGTGCTTTCGAGGTTGCCTTGGAAGCCCGGAATTTTGGTAACCGTCTCCTTGCCATATCCGGAAAACAGCGCCGCACAACCGGGAGGAATAACAATAACCGTATTGGAACCCAGCACATCTAAAATAATCCGCGCAGCCAGTTCCAGCCCGCAACCGGCGCAAGCACTCACGCCATGGGCGATTAAACCTCTTGATTCCGATTTTATAGTTAACATTTTTACTTCACCTCCCGGATAGTAAGTGCGTTTTCTTTTACGTCCACCCAATCCACATCAGCAGTAATTTCTTGGCTTAAGAGCTTTTCAAATGCTTTGGTAAAAGTTGCCGGGGAAATGTCGCGGCCACCGAGACCGGCTATGAAACCTTGTACCGGCTTACCGCCGAGAACCGCCCTCACTTCGGTGGCAACAGGCGCGACTTGCGCTCCATAGCCGGGGCTGCGATCCATTACACCAACAACGGCAACTTTGGCCAACGCTTGTTTAATCTGCCCGGCCGGGAACGGACGGTAGGACGTGATCTTTAATACGCCGACCTTTTTACCTTGGGCGCGCAGTTGATCAACGGTGTATTTTGCGGTACCGGACATCGAACCTAATGTCACAATAACTGCTTCGGCATCATCACATTGGTATGCTTCAATCATAGAATAGTCGCGCCCAAATACCTTTTTAAAGTCAGCCATGGCTTCCATCAAAACTTCCGGCGCCTGTCTGAATGCTACGGCCTGCTGGTATCTCATTTCGGTATAGTCGACCGTAGGGGTCAGGTTATTGATAAACACCGGGTCACCCGGGTCAAGATGGAAGTTGTGGCATACGTACGGCGGCAAATAGGCATCGACAGTGGCTTGATCAGGCACATAGACGGCATCACTCATGTGCGAAAGGAAGAAGCCGTCCAGACATACCATGGCCGGCAGTTGAACGCGGGCGTCTTCTGCGGTGCGGTAAGCAATTAGAATAAGGTCCAGCACTTCTTGAGCGCTTTCCGCATAAAGTTGCATCCAGCCGCCATCTCTTTCTGCCATGGCATCCTGGTGATCGCACCATAAGCTCCAGGGACTGACCAGCGACCGGTTGACCACCGGCATAACGATCGGCACCCGGCAGCCGGCGGCTACCCCCAGCACTTCATGCATAAGCGCCAGACCAACAGAAGAAGTGGCTGTGCCGGCCCGGACGCCGGTCAGCTGGGCGCCAATGGCACAGCACATAGCGCTGTGTTCCGACTCTACCCGGATATATTTGGCATCAAGTTTGCCCTGAACAACAAAATCGGCCAGTTTTTCCGAGATCGGACTCTGCGGGGTGATCGGATAAGCCGAAATGACCCTCACTTTAGCCAGTCTGAGCCCTTCGGAGGCAGCTCCGTTCCCGTCTAACATTACTCTGGTACTCATAGCTTGCAAACACCTTCTTCCGGTATCATGGTAATACATTGTTTCGGACAGACATTTGCACAAATGCCGCACCCTTTGCAATAATCCCAGTCAAAATAAACGCCTTTTTTCGCGTCCTCTTTTTCCACTGTGACAACATCTGCCGGACAATGCTTACGGCAAGTGCCGCAGAAAACGCAATCATCAATGTTAACATCCGGCCGTACTACCCGCCAGACGCCGGTCTTAGTAGCCACAAATTCTGTAGCCACCGGCCCAACTAAATATTTTTTAGTTTTTCCGCAGTTCGTCACAGGCTCTTTTGGCTGCACTGGCATTGACTTCCCCCGCCTTTCCGAAAATTTTGCGTATGGCATTCATGACCGCATCAATTCCGACCAGTCCGGCGCCGGCCATGGCCCCCAACATGGCTGAGTTGGGAATATCCCTCCCCAATGTGTCAAGAGCAATTTGTTTTGCGCCAACATAATAAACTTGATGTTTGGCGAAAGGGTATTCCGGCAATACACACTCGTTGTTAATTACAAAGACGGTGTTCTCGTTGGTCCCTGCCATAACATCGACGCCTTTATCCATGACTGACAGATCGAAGATAACAACATACTCCGGTTCATAGACGAAAGACTTGACCTTAATCGGGTTATCGCTGACAATCAAATCTGAGTACACCGGCGCGCCGCGCCGCTCATGCCCGTATGCCGGGATGGACTGGGCGTATTTTCCTTCGCCAATGGCTGCTGCTTCGGCGAAGATCTTGGCGGCAGTAACAACACCTTGTCCGCCAAGACCGAAAAGTTTGATTTGTTTCAAAATACTTCCCCCCTAATGATTCCGCTTAGAATTTGCTATTAGAATGATTCAGCCCGTTAAACCGGCCCTCACCTCCTTCGCAATGACATATAATAGAAACCAGGCGTAACTCACAAAATCAATAATTTATTCTCCTATATGGAACTTCATCCCATTGTCAAGGCATGAATAGTCGATGATTCACTAGTCCTTTTTAACACTTTCTTTTAGCGGCGGTACCGGCGGAATGGCCAGCAGGCTGTCCAGAACAGCCGGTTCTAACTTAAATTTTTTATCATAGCGGGCCGGATCGGTAATAGCCTCATCCTCAGTTGAGCGCCAAGAAAATCCGCAAGTACTGCAAAGATACACTTCCCAGCTTTTGTCCTTAGGAGCGTCCACAATCTTTTCTGCCGTATTACTATCACACCTTGGGCAAATCATTTGCTCACCCCTTTCTCATTCAGCAAGCGGCGAATTATTTTTTCCCACTCATCCGTCTTGTAAGGAGTTGCCAGCAGTTCGGTTTCACGGCAGATGACATCAGGTGCCACCGGAGTGGTTGCATCAATAATTAATTTCGTATGCATCCCCGGCGGTTCAGATGTTGGATCAAGAGGCATCCCAGGAGCACTCGGAATTAACACTACATCTTTATCCGGCCGCACTCTTGTAGTCAGCGCCCACATGACTTGCGGCAAGTTAAACGGATCAACGTATTCATCAACAACAATGACAATTTTGGAGTAAGGCATTCCATGAGGTGTGGATAACAACCGCATGGCTACCGCTTTGCCATAACCGCCAAAACGCGACTTCGTCGAGATAATTGTACCTATCCCGTGAGTATACATCGCATTGACGGCAACTACTTCCGGCATGCTATCCTTTATCTGACGATAGAGAGGAATGCTGGTATTCAAAGCCATCAAATAATCGATTTCCGTCCAAGGAATCCCCAGATATAAATTTTCAAATATGGGATTGACCCGGTGAGTAATGGTATGAATTTTTATCTCAGCTTGCAGTCTGGCTCCCGAGTAACTGCCCGGAAATTCGCCGAAGGGTCCTTCAACGTTTCGTTTACGCGGAATAATATAGCCCTCAAGAACAACCTCCGCAGCGCACGGAATGTCCAAATTTCCGGTTTCACTTTTCGTCAGTTCCACAGGCTCTTCTCTTAGCGCTCCGGCAAATTCATACTCGGACTGATCATATTCGATCGGCGTACTGGCCATAAAAGTCAACACCGGATCATTGCCAATACAAATGGCAACAGGCAATGGTTCATTGATTTCTTCAGCCTTCCGAAGGTGAATGCCAATATCATGAAACGGCAATGCTTGTATTCCCAATAAATCTTTGCCTTTCACCTGGAGACGGTACGTACCGACATTTTGTTTTCGATAATTGTCATAATCATCAATGTCTTTACTGATAACCAACGCCTTGGAAATATAAAATCCGCCGTCATACCGATTTACGCGAAACAGGGGTAAAACCTCAAATAGATTAATATTTTCTTTGATTTTGATTTCCTTGACCGGCCCGCAGGAAACCCAGCGGGGTTTGACAGGAAATTTACTCCAACGTTTATCTAATTCATAAAATTGTTCTTTAATTGTTGTATTTTTGGGCATACCCAGCATGAGGGCATGATTGGCCCATGAGCCATGAACATTCAAAACAGCCGGATTATGATACCCTTTGATTTTTTCGAAGAAAACCGCAGGTCCATTTTCAATGTTGGGAGCAGCCCGACCGGCAGCGGATAGGTCTGGCTCCGGCATTACTTCATCCCGCACCCGTACTAGCTGCTGCTGCTCCTCAAGTTTTGCCAAAAATTCCCGTAGATCTTTATACGCCAAATTATCTCCTCCAATTTTTTCCTCCGCAGATTTTTATACAACAAATTTTCGATACTATAATTAGTATAATTCCTTTATACGGAATATGATTCTTTTATATGGGAATATATTTGACAAGTCTTTTATAATTCCTGCCGGCCATCAATGAATTTTTCGTTATTTTATTGGCTTTTTAAATAATCGTAGTTTTACCGATTATTAGAATCAAGTTATGCCGGGAAACATGGCACACAATGCATTGTATGCCAAATCAAAGTAATTGATTAAGAATTGATCAAAATTCCCGAATCAATCTGTTTTATGGTGTTACAGCCGGTTAGAATCATACCACTACCTAGTTCCTCCGTATATTTATCAAATAAATACCGTACTCCGGCAGCACCGCCGCCATACGCACCAATAATTAAAGGGCGCCCCACAAGTACACCGTCTGCTCCCAATGCTAACATTTTTAGGGCATCAACACCGGAACGTACACCCCCATCAACAAAAATTTCAATCCGGCCTTTTAATTCCCGGGCTACTCCGGGCACAACACTAGCCGTTCCGCAAGTGTAATCCAAGACCCGTCCCCCATGATTTGATATTACAATACCAGCCGCCCCTGCTTCAGCACATTTTACGGCGTCAGCTACATTCATAATCCCTTTTACAACAAACGGCAGTTTTGTTGATTTGGCTAATTCAGCAATTTGCTGTTTAGTTTTAGGACCAACAGCCTGTCCTCGCAATTTCATGGTAATCAGCCCGGCACCATCAACATCAATACCTACAGCTACAGCACCAAATTGTTCAGCTCTAACGAACGCTTCAATAATATGATCGTGATTGACGCGGGGCTTGACGATGACTACTCCGCGCCCCGCTGCTTGCATGGCGTTAAACCATTCATAGTTTGTATCGATGGGATCACCGAGCCATGTTAAACTTCCGGCCTGGTGGGTGCCTGCAGTAATTGCTTCGGCCAGCTCTTTTTCCGTTAAGCCGCCCCCGGTGTTCATCCGGGAATTAACCATGGGTGCCGCCATAATAGGAGTGCTTATGTATTGACCAAAAACCAGCGTTGCCGTGTCCGGTGTTGAGGCGTCATGAATGGCTGTCAGATTCAATTTCACAGATGACAAAGCTGTTATATTTTCCGCAAAAGATGATCCGGTACCGATTCCCCCCATGCCCGGAACCTCGCCCGCACAGCTTTTACCATTACAAATTGGACATACACGACAATACCCGGCTAACTTTTTTCTTGCTTCTGCTTTTAATGTCAATAAATCCACACATTCTCCTCCGTTCGCAAACAGTCAAGACAAACTTTTTTACTGTTAACAGCGTATGAAGTAAGGAAAGCCCAGTTTTCCTGGGCTTTCCTTACTCTTCCGTGCAGCTGTGAAAAGCCTTCAAAATCATAGCTATTAACATAATCGCCCATCCCAGGTATTACACCTACGATATAACGCTGCCGGATCGGTTGTAATAGCACCAGGTTTGCTCTACATTTGCCGATACAATTTTTGCATAAACAATTTTTAATAGAATAATTCAAACTTCATCATATAGGTTTGATTAAGTTTGTCTGAGGATAAATCAGTAAGATCCCGGTTCTTAATCTTAAAGTCTTGATATTCCAGAGATAAGATAACGTTTTTCGCTATGACATTTTGGTAAGCCAGATAAAGCACATTAACATTATCGGTACCGTGAGTAAAAATATTGTATGGTTGGGCGGCGTACGCGACAGCCGTACTGTCAAAATTGCCGGCCCCGGCCGGAATGGCTCCTGGATCAATACTGCGGTACGAAGCCATCCAGGCATCAGTTCCTACTTTTACCGGATTAACCAGGTTTACCGACGGAAATAAAACCGCAGGACCCTGGCTGTTGCTCAGTTGGACAGCCCATCCTTTAGGGTTGGAAGGTAACCCATTTGGATTCTCTAGCGTAGTACTCACATAATCACCAATCAGAGTATATCGTCCCAGCTTGTAGTCAAAACCGGCTGTCCAGCCTTTCGAGCTTGTAAATACATTACTGGCAGTGGCACCGCCGCTTATATTGACAGTTCCCTCACCTCGACCTTTTTTCGTGCCGGGGATATCGGCCCAATAATAACCGGTTTTAACATTCATATTGTCTGCCAATCGGAATCCTACTTGACCGGTGGTAAGTTGGTTGGCGTCGCCGTTATTTCCGGCATTTTTAATGTTGCCTGTCCAGCCTTTAAAGCTTGCATTACCAAACGTATGATTGATTAACACACCGTCAACATTCATCGGTTTGCCAAATAAGCCGCCGCTATAGAAGTCAAGCGCAGAACGGCCGACCCGGATGCTGTCCATACCGAGAACATTTTTTGCTGTCACACTCATTAAATCAAGACTGATTTCTGACCCAGAATTATATTCGGTATTACCAAATTTGTTGGTGCCACTTGTGGTAATCCTGCCAGCCCAGGAAATAGTGTCGTTTACTGTTCCCGAAAACTTTATGCGTTGGCGAAAATCAAAACGGTCGGCCCCTTTTAATTGGCTACCGCCTGAGACGCCCGGATCATCACTCACAAAGCGCAATCTGGTTTCACCGCCAACCCAGGTATTTGTTTTGGTTTCTACTTTCGAGACGCGAGTGCCAAGACGGTTCAGTTCAGAAGCAAACTCGGCGGATAATTTGTCAATCAGCTGCTTATTGGCGTCGTCAGCATTATCAAACCGGTCCAGGGCTTTGGCAACAATAAATGCAAATTCATACCGGCTTATAGTCTTGTCACCTTGAAACGATTTATCGCTATAACCATCAATAAGCCCCGCTTTGGCAAGCTTGCTGACCGCATCATAAGCCCAGTGACCTGCCGGGACATCGCTAAAAGAATTGGCCACTGCAGCAGAAACCGTACCTGTCCATGCAGGCATGCCGGCCATAGTGACCGACATTAATGCCAAGGGTATAACGGCCAGCCATTTTTTCGCTTTTTTCATATTGTACTACCTCCTGCCAAATTTATTTGATTAGACCTGAATGCTTTCGTTACTTTGATGAAGCCCATTCATCAGGTTTGTATATCTGTTTTAATATTTCCGTATAAAGGAACATTGTTCTTTTATGAGAATATAAATATTTGTCAACCATTGCAATTCTTCTATATGGAATTGCATCCCGTTATTTTGCCAAGTAGCTCTATCCCGCTACAGACCTGACATGCAGCGAAAACCAGACAAGGGTTTCTCTGTATAAGGTTGTAATGCCTAAATTTACAATAGGATCATACCCTAAACTTTAGAACGGTTTGCACCGGATGTTTTTTCGGCTGTTACGGCAACGCCGCTGGCATTTTCGGCAATTTGGCTAAGTCCTATCCTTGGCATCCCGCATAAGGATAATGCAAGTTACCCCCAGAATCATAATGAGTGTAACCATTATACCCATGCTAATTGCTATCTTTTTTCCAATCGACAATTTCACTTTTATCCCCCCGTGTTAATGCATTGTATACTACGAATACGGTTGGTGCAGACTTGATCCAAACAAGAAGCACTAACCAGCTGGAGCTAACGGTGCCACGATTACAGGGACGGCAACTGTAAACGCACACTGCCGACAGCGAAACTGCGAGATAATAACAACAAGATAAGAAGATGCCAACCCCTGTACTTACTCTCGAAATTTATCCCGAATCCCAATTCAAAGCAATTTAAATCGGCTCGTCTATCGTGGATACCACCAGGAAACTTAGTAGCGCACACGCCCCAAAGAAATAAAACACAAAATCATAGCTTTTGTACGCATCCAGCAGATACCCGGCTATCATCGGCGAAAAAAACCCGCTAAGGTTGCCGATGCTTGCCATTACCGCAATCGCCACCGGATAAGTATTGCCGGTAGTCAAACCCATAGGATAGGCCCAGTAGCAGGACCAGCCAATATTGAGTAAAAGCCCGGTGGTAAATAAAGTAATGGTTAGCAGAGTTACATCATTAGGCACATTCACCAGTATTGCCATCATGGCGATAAAAGCTAAAGGCGCGATCATCATGTTAGGTTTACGGCGTTTGAGCAATAGTTTATCAGATAACATACCGCCGCCAATCTGGCCAATCAAAGCCCCTACCCACGGTGCTGCGGCCACCCATCCCATGCCGACCAGTGAGTATCCCTTGGCATTAACGAGATATGAAGGAATCCAAATCATCATTCCATAAGTCACAAAACCAATGAAGAAGTAGGTCAGCGAAATCCCGATAACGTTCCAAGATTTGAAGACCTGCGCATTGGTTTCAAGAAGCCGGACTTTTTTGGCACGAATCAAGGTATCCAACCAGCCAAGCGACCCTGTTGCCTTCTCTTCGGTTTTTATTTCTGAAGAAGTAGTCTTAATATACTCTACCTCGGCCGGCGAACAATAGGGGCTGTCTTCCGGATGAGTATGAACCAGCATATACCAGACTGCCGAGAGGATAATACCCGGAATGGCAAAACAGTAAAACACGTAGCGCCAACCATAATGCACCATGATCCATACCGCCAGGGGCGGCACGGCCATCAAGGCAAGCGAGGTAGCGCCCATAAATACGCCGGTGGCAGTTGCCCTTTCCTGGGGCGGGTACCAGTTTTTTATTGTAGCCGAACCGCCGACAGGACTGGGCCCCTCACACAGCCCCAGCCCGAGGCGGAACCATTTCATCGCGGTGGCTGAGGCAGAGGTGCCGATCAGGAAGGTAAAAATTGAAAAACCTAAGATTGACAATGAGACTAAGCCTCTGGTGCCGAAGCGGCTTATCCAGAAACCTGCAGGTATTTGGGTAACGGCGTATCCAAGGAAAAAGAAACTTGCTAAGGCTCCTGCTTCAAAATTGCTTACCCCAAACTCGTTTTTTATTGCGGGCAATACAACGCCAATGTTTGTACGGTCTGCAAAGTTAATCATATAAAATAAAAAGATGATGGCCAGTACAACCCAGCGAAATTTGGTCCGGGGTTGGACAGGCTTTTCAAAGCCAACAACGGGATTAGACATAGATTCCATCCTCCTTGCTTTTTTGTGGCAACAACATCAGTATTTAATTTCTTGCCTAGACTGGTATACGGACTGTACTGCAACATGGCCTCATTTTCTCGTCTTGGCGGTCGTTTTACGCACATATCACTTATATATCTTTCGTATGCAATATCCTCCTTTACTTTTGGCAATTCCTAAAACCGTCACGATAATTCTTCTATATGGAATTATATTCCTTTATAGTGACTGATTAAAAAGGAAGATTCTTTAATACAGATGCCGTGTCCATCGTTTTCCAAATCCTACAGATTAATTATACCCCCGTATTTTTCCACAGCATCAAAGATGCTTTGACGCTAGGAGAAGCTACCGTAAATAATGACGCATGCACCTCCTTTTATTGCACCAGGTATTTTATCCGTACTCACCAACCTGAACATACCCGCAACTATTCATTAGTCCACACCTCCTTTTTTTCTTTAGAAGAACGTCCATTCTTATTTAGCTGTAAGCACTGTTTTATTCCTCTATGCGGGATTACGTTCTTCTATATTACCAATATTCAACCTTTCTTAGAAAATTCCTCCTTACAATTTGAATTTTTTATATAATTTTTGCAATTAAAAATTTTAAATGACAAAACAAAAAAGACACCCTGCTTCAAGGGTTAGGGGGTTCACTTTTCGAGTGAAAATCAAAACGAGCGCATTTTTGCGCTCGTTTTGGTATACAAAAACTTATTTTTCGCTACAGCACAAAACAGTACTAATTCATCCGGATCGGTCTGATACCGCTGGTCCATACTGTACCTCTCACAAGCTTTTATTATGATACTAAAAGATATGCCGGGAGTAGTTAGATATTCTGCCAAAGTGAACCAACCCTTTTCCAAAAAGCAAAAAGGAGCGCGGTGTAACATCCGGTACGCAAAGGCCGGCGTTCAAAAAACAGAAAAATAATCGGGATAATGATTAGCGTAAATACGGTAGAGGAAAGCAAACCGCCGATGATTACCCAAGCCATACTTACCCGGGTTTCCGACCCTTCGGTCAAAGAAAGCGCGGTCGGCAGCATACCTATAACCATGGTTAAGGTGGTCATAAAGATCGGCCTTAGCCGGGTTTTACCTGCTTCAATAACGGCGTCCCTGGCATTCATTCCTCGTTCCTTCAGCGTAAGGGTATAATCAAGCAGCAGTGTCCCATTTTTAGCAACAACTCCATCCATAACCAAGATACCGATAAGCGAATACAGGTTGATGGTATTGTGGGTAAGCACGAGGAACAGCAGCGAGCCAATCATGCCCAGCGGCAAAGAAAACATGCGGATGAACGGAGTTAAAGTGGATT is a window of Sporomusaceae bacterium ACPt DNA encoding:
- the porA gene encoding Pyruvate synthase subunit PorA; translation: MSTRVMLDGNGAASEGLRLAKVRVISAYPITPQSPISEKLADFVVQGKLDAKYIRVESEHSAMCCAIGAQLTGVRAGTATSSVGLALMHEVLGVAAGCRVPIVMPVVNRSLVSPWSLWCDHQDAMAERDGGWMQLYAESAQEVLDLILIAYRTAEDARVQLPAMVCLDGFFLSHMSDAVYVPDQATVDAYLPPYVCHNFHLDPGDPVFINNLTPTVDYTEMRYQQAVAFRQAPEVLMEAMADFKKVFGRDYSMIEAYQCDDAEAVIVTLGSMSGTAKYTVDQLRAQGKKVGVLKITSYRPFPAGQIKQALAKVAVVGVMDRSPGYGAQVAPVATEVRAVLGGKPVQGFIAGLGGRDISPATFTKAFEKLLSQEITADVDWVDVKENALTIREVK
- the hmo gene encoding 4-hydroxymandelate oxidase, with translation MDLLTLKAEARKKLAGYCRVCPICNGKSCAGEVPGMGGIGTGSSFAENITALSSVKLNLTAIHDASTPDTATLVFGQYISTPIMAAPMVNSRMNTGGGLTEKELAEAITAGTHQAGSLTWLGDPIDTNYEWFNAMQAAGRGVVIVKPRVNHDHIIEAFVRAEQFGAVAVGIDVDGAGLITMKLRGQAVGPKTKQQIAELAKSTKLPFVVKGIMNVADAVKCAEAGAAGIVISNHGGRVLDYTCGTASVVPGVARELKGRIEIFVDGGVRSGVDALKMLALGADGVLVGRPLIIGAYGGGAAGVRYLFDKYTEELGSGMILTGCNTIKQIDSGILINS
- the napF_3 gene encoding Ferredoxin-type protein NapF, translating into MPVQPKEPVTNCGKTKKYLVGPVATEFVATKTGVWRVVRPDVNIDDCVFCGTCRKHCPADVVTVEKEDAKKGVYFDWDYCKGCGICANVCPKQCITMIPEEGVCKL
- the shdC_1 gene encoding Phenolic acid decarboxylase, coding for MAYKDLREFLAKLEEQQQLVRVRDEVMPEPDLSAAGRAAPNIENGPAVFFEKIKGYHNPAVLNVHGSWANHALMLGMPKNTTIKEQFYELDKRWSKFPVKPRWVSCGPVKEIKIKENINLFEVLPLFRVNRYDGGFYISKALVISKDIDDYDNYRKQNVGTYRLQVKGKDLLGIQALPFHDIGIHLRKAEEINEPLPVAICIGNDPVLTFMASTPIEYDQSEYEFAGALREEPVELTKSETGNLDIPCAAEVVLEGYIIPRKRNVEGPFGEFPGSYSGARLQAEIKIHTITHRVNPIFENLYLGIPWTEIDYLMALNTSIPLYRQIKDSMPEVVAVNAMYTHGIGTIISTKSRFGGYGKAVAMRLLSTPHGMPYSKIVIVVDEYVDPFNLPQVMWALTTRVRPDKDVVLIPSAPGMPLDPTSEPPGMHTKLIIDATTPVAPDVICRETELLATPYKTDEWEKIIRRLLNEKGVSK
- the padE_2 gene encoding NADH-dependent phenylglyoxylate dehydrogenase subunit gamma; amino-acid sequence: MKQIKLFGLGGQGVVTAAKIFAEAAAIGEGKYAQSIPAYGHERRGAPVYSDLIVSDNPIKVKSFVYEPEYVVIFDLSVMDKGVDVMAGTNENTVFVINNECVLPEYPFAKHQVYYVGAKQIALDTLGRDIPNSAMLGAMAGAGLVGIDAVMNAIRKIFGKAGEVNASAAKRACDELRKN
- the bsdD gene encoding Protein BsdD, encoding MICPRCDSNTAEKIVDAPKDKSWEVYLCSTCGFSWRSTEDEAITDPARYDKKFKLEPAVLDSLLAIPPVPPLKESVKKD
- a CDS encoding Oxalate oxidoreductase subunit beta; translated protein: MLTIKSESRGLIAHGVSACAGCGLELAARIILDVLGSNTVIVIPPGCAALFSGYGKETVTKIPGFQGNLESTAAYAAGIKAGFEVQGRGDIQVLGLAGDGATVDIGLQALSGALERGDKILYICYDNEAYMNTGIQGSGSTPLNAWTTTTPGGKSVYRKDMIGIVAAHKIPYAATASVGYVDDFKKKVEKAKAATAEGPAYIHVHAPCPTGWGSKPEHTIEVAKLAVQSLCWPLYEIVNGVNYKITVPVAKPKPVSEYLKLQKRFSGVDAKQVEAMQTAVELDYARLTKK
- the garP_3 gene encoding putative galactarate transporter; amino-acid sequence: MSNPVVGFEKPVQPRTKFRWVVLAIIFLFYMINFADRTNIGVVLPAIKNEFGVSNFEAGALASFFFLGYAVTQIPAGFWISRFGTRGLVSLSILGFSIFTFLIGTSASATAMKWFRLGLGLCEGPSPVGGSATIKNWYPPQERATATGVFMGATSLALMAVPPLAVWIMVHYGWRYVFYCFAIPGIILSAVWYMLVHTHPEDSPYCSPAEVEYIKTTSSEIKTEEKATGSLGWLDTLIRAKKVRLLETNAQVFKSWNVIGISLTYFFIGFVTYGMMIWIPSYLVNAKGYSLVGMGWVAAAPWVGALIGQIGGGMLSDKLLLKRRKPNMMIAPLAFIAMMAILVNVPNDVTLLTITLFTTGLLLNIGWSCYWAYPMGLTTGNTYPVAIAVMASIGNLSGFFSPMIAGYLLDAYKSYDFVFYFFGACALLSFLVVSTIDEPI